In Prunus dulcis chromosome 1, ALMONDv2, whole genome shotgun sequence, the following are encoded in one genomic region:
- the LOC117632414 gene encoding pumilio homolog 6, chloroplastic: MATESPIRMSETSGKWASHKKAAKITPSSANMAAEELKLLLRGHRLHSSEKDASPNRSGSAPPTMEGSFLSIDNLLSQQHSSTTGSLASLSSVIERCESEEQLLADPAYLAYYCANVNLNPRLPPPLISWENRRLVRHIGSFSQNWGPVDDSGNAPLHVSQGSLPTHKEESEDDQSPKQVSSDWVDQTSQIWSEEDAASLVGQHKNAGDLIQEDFGGSPQPVYNHSRTLGNEIPEEFIDQRPVSSSLHDPPINVTAAIRTTMVATSADNTVLSLNDDSSPAPIASSSSLDFTRTTGINDAGVAVIESEMKALNISNMLENKKNQEQWQRSYQNHFPQHQIHQQQNSLSQLQSGKSQIASQGAYIGMDQYLHSTTKFAADVQPLLQTSGFTPPLYATAAAYMSSANPYYSNFQAPGVFPPQYVGGYALNPTGFPPYIGGYHPPGAVPVVVDGTVGPSFNAQTSGVATGGSISPGADMQHLSKFYGQLGFPLQTSFSDPMYMQYHQQPFVDSYGVSSQFDSLASRGGLDSKKVSNHATYLDDHKIQQQRNGSQGNLNPQRGGPVSPNYFGSAPNVGILMQYPTSPLSGPVLPVSPISSGRNTGLYSGWPGQRGFDSFDDPKIYNFLEELKSGKGRKFELSDITGHIVEFSADQHGSRFIQQKLENCSAEEKASVFKEVLPHASKLMTDVFGNYVIQKFFEYGSSQQRKELAKQLSGQILPLSLQMYGCRVIQKALEVIEIEQKVQLVHELDGHVMRCVRDQNGNHVIQKCIESIPTEKIGFIISAFHGQVATLSMHPYGCRVIQRVLEHCTDELQCQFIVDEILESVCALAQDQYGNYVTQHVLERGKPHERSQIISKLSGHIVQLSQHKFASNVVEKCLEYGGAAERERLVREIVGHNEGNENLLVMMKDQFANYVIQKALEICTDSQRVILINRIRAHTHALKKYTYGKHIVSRFEQLFGEENQSGS; encoded by the exons ATGGCGACAGAAAGTCCAATTAGAATGTCCGAAACTAGTGGAAAATGGGCTTCCCATAAGAAGGCTGCAAAAATTACACCATCCTCTGCTAATATGGCAGCAGAGGAGTTGAAATTGCTTCTGAGGGGCCATAGGCTTCATAGCAGCGAAAAGGATGCTTCCCCTAATCGAAGTGGAAGTGCACCCCCAACCATGGAGGGTTCGTTTTTATCCATTGATAACCTTCTATCCCAGCAGCACTCTAGCACGACTGGAAGCTTGGCAAGTCTAAGTAGTGTTATTGAAAGGTGTGAATCTGAGGAACAATTACTTGCTGATCCAGCTTATTTGGCATATTACTGTGCCAATGTCAATCTTAATCCTAGACTTCCTCCTCCACTTATCTCGTGGGAGAATAGACGCCTGGTACGCCATATTGGTAGTTTCAGCCAGAATTGGGGACCTGTAGATGACAGTGGTAATGCTCCTTTGCATGTGTCTCAGGGATCACTTCCTACACACAAGGAAGAATCTGAGGATGATCAGTCACCCAAACAGGTTTCTAGTGATTGGGTAGATCAGACAAGCCAAATTTGGTCTGAAGAGGATGCAGCTTCATTGGTAGGCCAACACAAAAATGCGGGTGATTTAATACAG GAAGATTTTGGTGGCTCTCCACAACCTGTATATAATCACTCTCGTACCTTAGGCAATGAAATACCTGAGGAATTCATTGATCAAAGACCTGTTTCCAGTTCCTTGCATGATCCCCCTATTAATGTGACAGCTGCCATTAGGACCACCATGGTTGCAACTTCTGCAGATAATACAGTACTTTCACTAAATGATGATTCCTCACCAGCCCCTATTGCAAGTTCTTCATCTCTTGATTTTACCAGGACTACAGGGATTAATGATGCTGGTGTTGCAGTTATTGAGTCTGAAATGAAGGCTCTTAATATATCTAACATGCTcgagaataaaaaaaatcaagaacaaTGGCAGCGCAGCTACCAGAATCATTTCCCGCAACACCAGATacaccaacaacaaaacagTTTATCTCAACTTCAAAGTGGCAAGTCTCAAATAGCTTCCCAAGGAGCATACATTGGCATGGATCAGTATCTCCATAGCACCACCAAGTTTGCAGCGGATGTACAGCCATTACTCCAGACATCTGGGTTCACACCTCCACTATATGCAACTGCAGCAGCCTACATGAGTTCAGCTAATCCatattattcaaattttcaggCACCGGGCGTTTTTCCTCCACAATATGTAGGTGGATATGCTTTAAACCCCACTGGCTTTCCTCCGTATATTGGTGGATACCATCCTCCAGGTGCTGTTCCTGTTGTTGTTGATGGAACTGTTGGTCCAAGCTTTAATGCTCAAACATCTGGGGTTGCAACTGGTGGCAGCATTTCACCTGGTGCTGATATGCAACATTTAAGTAAGTTCTATGGGCAACTTGGCTTTCCACTGCAAACTTCTTTTTCCGATCCTATGTACATGCAGTACCATCAACAGCCTTTTGTGGATTCATATGGTGTTTCTAGCCAATTTGATTCATTGGCATCTAGAGGTGGCCTTGACTCAAAGAAAGTGTCCAATCATGCTACTTATTTGGATGACCACAAAATCCAACAACAGAGAAATGGAAGCCAGGGGAATTTGAACCCACAAAGAGGAGGGCCAGTGAGTCCCAACTATTTTGGAAGTGCACCAAATGTTGGTATTTTGATGCAGTATCCAACCTCACCCCTTAGTGGTCCAGTGTTGCCAGTATCCCCCATAAGTTCAGGTAGAAATACTGGCTTGTATTCCGGATGGCCAGGGCAAAGAGGCTTTGATAGTTTTGACGACCCCAAGATTTATAATTTCCTTGAAGAGTTGAAATCTGGAAAAGGCCGCAAATTTGAGCTGTCTGACATCACAGGACATATTGTTGAATTCAG TGCTGATCAACACGGGAGTCGATTTATTCAGCAGAAGTTGGAAAACTGTAGTGCTGAAGAGAAGGCTTCTGTATTCAAAGAAGTTCTCCCACATGCTTCTAAACTAATGACTGATGTTTTCGGTAACTATGTGATTCAGAAG ttttttgAGTATGGAAGCTCTCAGCAGAGGAAGGAACTTGCTAAGCAACTTTCAGGTCAAATTCTGCCTTTAAGTTTGCAGATGTATGGCTGTCGTGTAATCCAAAAG GCACTTGAGGTTATTGAGATTGAACAGAAAGTACAGCTTGTACATGAACTGGATGGACATGTTATGAGATGTGTTCGTGATCAAAATGGAAACCATGTCATACAAAAGTGCATTGAGAGCATTCCGACAGAAAAAATTGGGTTTATAATATCTGCTTTCCATGGTCAAGTTGCAACACTTTCAATGCACCCTTATGGTTGTCGTGTTATACAG AGAGTTCTGGAGCATTGTACAGATGAGCTGCAATGCCAGTTTATAgttgatgagatcttggagtCTGTTTGTGCTCTTGCCCAGGACCAGTATGGCAATTATGTAACCCAG CATGTATTAGAGAGGGGAAAACCTCATGAAAGAAGCCAAATTATAAGCAAGTTGTCAGGTCATATTGTACAGCTGAGCCAACACAAGTTTGCTTCAAATGTTGTTGAGAAATGCTTGGAGTATGGTGGTGCTGCAGAACGGGAACGGTTAGTTAGGGAGATTGTTGGGCACAATGAAGGAAATGAGAATTTGTTG GTAATGATGAAGGACCAATTTGCAAATTATGTGATCCAGAAGGCTCTTGAAATCTGTACTGATAGTCAGCGGGTGATATTAATTAATCGTATAAGGGCTCATACTCATGCATTGAAGAAGTACACTTATGGGAAACACATTGTGTCTCGGTTTGAgcagctttttggagaag